The genomic DNA taattattaaaattaaatataattatattttctaTGCCATTAATTTtggtcaaattttaattttggccataaattttagttatattttttaggttaataattaatatatttatggtGTCTTTTTAATTCacaaacaattttaaaaattattatttatctttttttcaaatatttattttttagtatttGATTATATCTCTATAAGACATTTGTCAAACTCCGGACTATACTCATGAAGTTTAAAAACTACATCGATAGTGTACcaaatattttttcatatttgttataaaatttaatgaaataatatttGATGCATTGTtgatgtataaatttcatatactATCAATGAATAATAACATAAAATCTCatcactaaataaaataaaaaataattgaaagcgtataattaaataaaattaattttaaattagttataATATATTACGTTATTCACTGATAATACATAAAATTTATACAGTAACcacatattaaatattattttaaaattaattgattgaaacatcaaatatatttatgttgGAACAGAGAATATCTTTAACTGGTGATATCTTATCCTTCGTATCTATTCCCAGCTTTTGAGAGCACTTTATCATGATTAGGTATGTACGAAATTCGGTTAATAAATAGGAAATGAACATAACTACATAAAggaatcaaatttcaaatttcaaataattaataGAGTGTAAGTGTCTGTGACCATTACAGTGAGaatttttaaaatgtaaattatgaaaattaaaataattttagtcatttcatcaaaataaataagagaataatgtaCTTCACGATACTCAAATCTACGTCCCTCTTTATTATTCTTACAATGGCAATAATACCTATTCCAATCAAACTAAGactcaattgataaaattttaaatattaataattttgttatataaattttaacaCGGCtacatattttgtttttatttatttaatattatatattatcatatttaatattttccCAATTCTACTAAAATGgtcatattttaacttttaataataaattttgaactgtaacttttattatttaaatttattacaagtaaaaatttgacaaaatatattataaaacttttaattaaatatttttaaatatatttttataaaatttaattaactaaagtatttaaaataattgagattaatattttttaaatatcaaCTGTAACATTTTATTtagattaaaatatttattttgccaATTGAGTATTAGTTTGATTAGTATGTGTATTGTTATTAATATAAGAAAATGTAGGTTCGAGTGCGTTGAAATACATTATCCTTCAATTTATAGGTTAGgatgaattatagattaaatattatattaaaaaaacagatataatcaaaatctataataaaaatttaattttagtaaATATTTAATGTATAGTGGAAACCAGCTCATATTTACCCCTACTTATTTAGAGTAAGAATCTCAACACAGAAGCAAAAGACAAAAGAGAAAAAGTAAGGCAAACAATGtcacatgtttattctttgaaaagaaaataagggtgtttgATTCGAGGAACTTTCTATAAGGgttaaagaatataaaaatatatatattaataaaattttttaattttaaataagaaaataaatatgttttaatatatttaaattaatgtCGATGTCAATTAAGTTAAGATCTAATCgagaatttaaattattattttaaaatattttatagttaaatttaaataaatatatttacttAGTAATAATTTGAATAATATCCGTTTGAACTTTAAGAAACGCTAGAATTATAAGATCATCTTATATGGTTtcatttggattttttttatttcttttatgtatttttataaaattataattttaaaattgaccTTAATGAAAATCtatttttgatttttaaaaaaactcTTTTGATACttgtataatttaatttcaaattttaaaagtcaTATGGGATATACAATAAATTTAGGGCGTAGCGAGAGTTTGGTAGGAGTTGACCcttaaaatagaatttttttatttagaccttttattttaagaaattttaaataaataaaagtaaaagtgtACTTTAATCCTccgtaaaaatgataaaaattctatttaatccttttaaaatataaagatataatgtattcaaatgatgaaattatatttttactatcgtaaaaattaaaatgtaacttCGACTTCCCTAAAAAAATTTTTATGTCTTCGTCCTTGACTAAGGGCTTGTTTAgtagtatttaaaaaaaacacttttagcttaaaaaatacttttgaaaaaaaaaactatgctAAACAAGTTACTTTTAGTTgaaatttttgacttttcaaaaaaCACGTTTAAAAAACACATTTGAAAATGAAAAGCTAAgattttagcttttcctctcctAAAAACATTTTTAGTGCTTAATTATTTTTCACCCTCCAATAACAtattatttttcctttcttttttggtatttaattataaatatgttaaaatcattaattaacacaattttttaaataatacaaatgtgttaatatctaattacaaatattgaataattttatttaaatattaaaaatataatttaaatattctaattaaattttataaataattaatatttattgcttaaaaatatttaaaatttatatttaatatattaaaatattaaccacaagttataataaattatttttatattcttattaaaatataataatactaactaatttgaacattattaaAATACATATTTTGTACTCGATACTATCATATctaaaatagatattttatttcGAAAAATACTTTTGAATAACAATACTAAGCAATCAAATCAttaactaaacttttcaaaattatttcttaaaatatttttaaaaacataattaaactAGCATTAAATTATGACAGTTGTGGAAATTTTTAtgtaaaacttaaaaatattaatataaacaaataaagTAGTGTCTGGAAGTATTTTAAGTTAAAAAATTTGagtttttaaaaatcaaatagtGTCCAATAATTTTATTTCCTTGGCATCCAATAATTTCAATTCAACAGCCAAACAGGCCCGAGATTCCATACTTTCACTTTCATCCATACGGTCTCGTCAACTCTCAACTAAAGTGGAGAAAAGATAATCTCACATGCGTGTGGatgaaaattaatatatatattagataatttaatagtatttttttaaaattaagtaattGTCTATCTTCatgaattttaataattaatttgaattttaagtatcaataaaattttaaaaataaactcaatttttaaaaagtaatttgaatttaaattgctataaaaatttaaaacaacttAATTAAATTAGAAGGATAACCAGTTTATAACTGAACTTCAACGACCTCGCAGTAGCACGATTATTCCATGCTACCTACAGAGGAAAACGGAAAACTGCTGCTAAATTTAACTGCgttagattttatttatttattaatcaacTTTACTTTACACTGCCCCTCAAGAATTCCGATTCcctttttatttataatataaaaagaaataatataatatttttataaaaaagaattataacaatttttttaattaaatatattattttttaacacataaataaattatgtcatttttaaataaattatgactataataattataaaaattaataaataattacatAAGTGACTTTCCAAACACAACCATTatagaaaaaattgaaaaacccTGTGAAGACTGAACCCACAACTCCTCGTTTCCTCTTCTTCTCCGTTACCGCCGTTGGGGCTTCCCCtatgtatattttatttcttttcctcCACCGGTAACTTCTTTGTCAGAACTCGTCGACGATCGCCGCTGCTGCCGTGTATCCTTCTTCTTTCTTTGTCCTTTCCTCCATTCTCTTTCCTTTTTCTCCTTCTGTTTTTTCCTTCTCTTCTCAGTTCTCCCGCCGCCGAGTCCGTCGGTTTCCGCCGGATCTGATCTCGTATTCAGTGTCGGAAATCCGTGTCGGATCGTGTCGACACTGGTACGGCACCCCTAATTGCCGAGTCCGGGTAACGGAGTTCTGATAAGTTTTCATTGTTTCTTTTACAGGTTAAGAAACTGCTCTTGGGCTGTACTATAGCTCAAGGAAAATGGTACTCTCAAGTTCTATTACTTTTTTATTCCTTAATGTTATGTGTCGTTGTAATATTCTTCCTGTATTTTGCTAAAAATTCTTATTTGTGCACTAGGCTTAGTCAGTTggctaaaagaaatgaaaattctTTAGTTATTCAATCTTATATATATTGTATTTGATATTATGAATGTGTGTGTGGTTTTGTAATTTTTGTAGGATCAAAATGGTTCTGGTGGTGATGCTGATAATTTTGACTGGGATACCGAAGATGAGCTGGAAATTGATAATTATGCAATCGCCTCTCGCTCAGGAGTGTCACTTACCAATGGGGAAGCTGTTTTAGGCACAGCAGAGGTACTTGCTCATGCATAATTACATCACATGGCATTCTGGAAATTTTAACATGCAAATCGTTTTAATGATTATGAAAATTATCTACGATGaagttttctttcatttttaatttcCAAAGAAACATTATAGATATTAATTGATGAGTTCTTATGGGAATTTTCTCTGGAGGTCACTGTAGTTTCGCATCTCCTTTTCATGCACTGCTTTATTTAGTTGATGATATTACTAATGTCCTTGGCTTAAATTTCATTGATTAGCCTCCATAGCAATGAATATGTATGCATTCACTAAGATCAAGCCTTTTAACTTTTGTGTCTATCCCAGTTATTCAAATACTTATGTTTGCAAACAATTAATCTTCTCTATTGTACTTACATATATCTTTTTCCTGGCATATAATAGCTAAGGGACAAATTAATGTCAAAACGAACTCACGGTTAACTTTTATTGTCTCAAGGTGAGCTCGTCTGCAGATTCTCCTAATTCCAAGTTAATTGACCATTTTGTTGGGATGGGGTTCTCCCAGGAACTTGTTACGAAAGCAATTGAGGAAAATGGTAAAGCTTCTAGGTCTTTACTACTTAGAGCACAAGTTTCCATCTTAACTCATTTATAATCCTGCTTTCCTATTGTCCAGGAGAGGAGAATTCAAATTTGATACTTGAAGCTCTTCTTCAGTACTCTGTGAGTCGTACATcctatttaaagatgcttattAGTTACACACCCCTTGATGATAGAGAGTTGCTGCGGCTTTTGTGGTGGAACTGTTACTGTTAAATTACTGGAATGTTAGTGTGCAGATTTCATAATAAGTACTGAATTTCTCTTTTTGGCATGCAGGCAAGCTCGTTGGCTAGTTCTTCCAATTCCAAGTTGATTGATCATTTTGTTGGGATGGGATTCTCTGAAGAAATGGTTCTCAAAGCGGTTCAAGAAAATGGTAATGGTCCTTTCTCATTTTATTAGACATCACTTTTCACCTCTATTGCTTTATCTGTGGTCCTGTCTATATTTTCAGGAGAGGGGAATACAGATACCATATTGGAGACTCTATTGACATATTCGGTAAGCTGTGCACCTGAAACCTTTGTTTAGTTATTTCTGAAGCATTTATTATTTGTTTGGGAAAGAAACCTATTGACGTTACTCGGAATCTTGATATTGATGCAATGACAAGTCAACATATTCAGTGGTTCAGGTCATATTGACAATCCTCCCCAAATAGAATCTTCTTTCCGTTGTTGAACTATCTAGCAAATTAGTTGTTTGCTCTCTCTGTTATATCATGaatgattaatttaaaatttgcaGGCTCTTGAAAAGTCTGCTCCTGTGCAACAACATGCTGATTCTGATGACTTCTCGTCAGATTATGAAGGGAATTTTTTGGATGATTTCACAGATATTGATAGTTCTTCTGATACCGAGGTATCTATCCTTTAATGTTACATTTGCACAATTTGCGGACATTTCTAAAAGTTACCTTTTGTGaatacaatgagaaattttaattttaaaagctgTTGTGCTTTAGTTTTCTAGCCAAATGGATAATAAAATGTGGCCTTTAGTCATTGATTTGCCTTtttctttttatagattttataatttagttaCTGAATAGTTATCTATTTTATCGCATTTTACTTGTAGATTATTTATGTATGTTGTTTCTTTTTGTATTTCTGTGCTCTAGGAAATAATTAATCCTGGTTCTGACGAGGAGAGTAAATTGTTGTACTTGACAAAAATGGGGTACTCAGAGGCTGAGGCTTCAGTAGCCATGGAGAGATGTGGTGagtgtttttatttttctcaaaggAAGAACAACAAAACACAACTTGAGATTTGGTGCCATGTTAAGCATCCTGCACAACAAATTGATTACATGCGAAGGACATAACTTGAATACAGGACCACACGAAAGTGAATAATTAATAGATGTGGAATAACACCACTTAACATAAAGTATCAAAATTGGAATTCCCAATAACCCATTGCAAACATGATAAATTTGCTCCAAGGGTCTGTACTTGTAGGGAAACCCAAGCGTTTTCTTTTACCCAAGGTTTCAGTAATTAACTTTCTCTCTCTTTGGCTTCCATCTTTATAGGAGAAGATTGTGATACTTTGGAGGTTTTATCCTAAGTCTTTTATGTTGCAAGAGGGGAATGTATTTCTTGCACTAACATTAGCTCTTCAAATATTGCAGGTCCAGACTCATCAATTGCAGAGCTGACAGACTTTATATGTGCTGCTCAAATGGCTAAGGCTGCTGATGCACTTTTCCCTGTTGAAGACAGGGTAGTCTCTTTCCCCTTTCCAAGAATTCACTTATTATACGCTTTCTGAATATTTTGTactttgttgtttcatgtttacATTTTAATTAAGAGAATATGCCAATTTGCTGTAGTTTCCGTGTATGATTTTCGATAAAACTTACTCTTCCCATCCAATCTAACAGAAGCCATTCTGCAACGGCTCTAATTACAATAAAAGGCGAAACTTGGGCTATGATTTGTGGAAAAGGAAGAAGCAGATGAAGCTTGAAAAGAAGCTTCTTAATGAAGTTGATGATGCCCTTCATCTTCCTAATCCTATGATTGGTTTTGGGGTCCCAACTGAACCAGATCTGATAACTCAAAGAACACTTCCAGAAGCTGCTGTTGGGCCTCCTTATTTCTACTATGAGAATGTGGCACTTGCTCCAAAAGGCGTTTGGAGCACCATTTCACGGTTCTTATATGATGTGGAACCAGAGTTTGTTGATTCCAAGTTTTTTTGTGCTGCTGCTCGGAAAAGGGGCTATATTCATAATCTGCCAATTGAGAACAGATTTCCCCTTCTTCCATTTCCTCCACGCACCATACATGAAGCTTTTCCGTTGACAAGGAAATGGTGGCCTTCCTGGGACCCAAGAACAAAATTGAACTGCATACAAACATGTACAGCGAGTGCGAGATTGACAGAAAGGATCCGCAAGGCTCTTGAAGCTTATGATGGTGAGCCACCTTTGAATGTCCAGAAATACGTTCTTGATGAGTGCAGAAAGTGGAATCTAGTATGGGTTGGAAGGAATAAGGTTGCTCCACTTGAAGCTGATGAGGTGGAAATGCTTCTGGGTTTCCCTAAAAACCATACACGAGGAGGAGGAATGAGTCGGACAGATAGGTATAAATCACTTGGCAATTCATTCCAGGTGTGTGACTTTTACTCTTTTTCTTTCCCATAATTGCTTCATTCCTATGTATTAATGGTTATGGTTCATGAATGTGGACTATGTTTCTGCTATTATTTGATTCCTTTTGAGTAATTCTTTGGTTTCGAGATACATGATCCATGCTTGCAGTATTGTGCCTTAAAGAAAAAGCTTATTTCAGGTCGACACAGTGGCTTATCATCTTTCAGTTTTAAAAGACATGTTCCCTGGTGGTATCAATCTTCTCTCTCTTTTCTCTGGGATTGGTGGTGCCGAGGTTGCCCTCCACCGGCTTGGAATACCCCTGAAGAATGTTGTATCAGTTGAAATATCGGAGGTGAATAGAAACATAGTAAGGGGTTGGTGGGAGCAAACGAATCAGCGGGGGACTTTGATCGATATAGCAGATGTGCAAGAACTGAATGGTGATCGATTGGAGCAATTGATGAGTAGATTTGGTGGATTTGACCTTGTTGTGGGTGGCAGCCCATGTAACAACCTTGCGGGTAGCAACAGACATCATCGAGATGGACTCGAGGGTAAAGAATCTTCTCTCTTCTTCGATTATTGTCGTATATTAGATTTGGTTAGATGCATGCAAAGGAACCAATGATTTGATGTAAAGGGGGCTTATTTGTGGATTCTTGCTTCAAACTGTATTTATCTTGCATCTTCATTATTGCCTGAGCATAACATTGAAATAATGACTGACATTCTTTGCAACTTATGACAACTTCAAATTCTTAGGGAAATGAAAATTGATGGAAAAGTTGTTGGTTACTGTTTTCCCTAAGTTTGTTTGTCACTGGGAATTTTTCCATTTTGCTTGAGTATTAAACTTATATTATCCGGGTTTAGGAGTGAGTGATGTACATGggatattttaaaataacaatGTACAGATTGGATGATGAAATTGATAATGATATGGATGAAGCTGGTCTGTTacttcaaatttttttattgaagtatCTGTGCCCGACATCCCTTTTGGATGCAATATCTGGTTAGGGATATGGATATATTATCTTTCAAGGACCCTACAAATGCATGGAGAAACTGGAAAAAAGTTGAACGTATTTTTGAATACATTGCTCTACATGGTTATGATTTATGAAGATACGAACTTTCAAGATCTTATAATTGTATGGAAAAACTTAACATGTTTGTGTTGGACACGTGCTTATATTTGTTACATACACTTACTCTGAGTAGCATGATATCTGGTCTATGCTACTtaggactttttttttttttttttgtgcatgGAACATCTGTGTTTGATGCATATTTGGACATAGTTACGgagatatgatttttcaaagACCTTAGAAATACATGGAAAAACTTAAAAAGAATATTCACATCGAATGCATATTCATATCCGATATGTACATTTGATTTCATCTTTAACGTTGAAAAACATGAGCTTGGAAATCTAAGCTTGTAGCATTCGTGCGAATCCGTAATCCCCCATGGGCAGTGGGAGTGAGGTGGGATTGTTTCCTCCACTTGCGTAGTTATATCTATAATCACTTTACATtgttaaattttacttttattaataaatttttaacttaatattataaaaaaaacatatttaTAATCTATTTATAAacataatttcaacataaacaCAGACCGGGAATCCTTGGAATGAAATAGGAGAACCGGCTCACGTATAGAATATCTTTAGATGGATTAGGATAACCCAAAAATGAACTAGGATGATCCTTAGGTTGACAAGGATATTAGTCCGCAAGGATGTTTAGACCAAGTACTTGATAACGCAACCATGTGACTTTGTATCAGGGTATTGTGTCGACTTCGAGACCCTCCAACCCTCTCTTTGGGGGCTTCGGTCTAGTGAAAACTCAACTTTTATGATACAGAGCCGATGGTAGCATTAAGAAGTAGTTGAGATTGAACTTCGTTGTATCTACAATTTACCTCGCTACGGTGCTTGGTTGCAGTTTTCAAATCCATGGTAGCAGCCAATACCATGGGACTTTTGATGCAGAGGATCCACTTGGGTGGCACTTGCAGAGCATACCACTCATGTCTCATTGTTAGTTTGTGTGAACATGGAACAAAATAATAACTAAGAATTAGAGGAAAGAGCAACCAAAGAGagaattttaaaaacttttgataatatttttttacacgaatttttttatttgattaactcaaaaaggaaaaaaaattacaaagcttGAGAGAGATTTTTCCTACAAAGAACATTTAAAGAGTTGTGTCAGATGTGGAAAAATTCTTCAAAAGTTCCTAAGATGTAGAAAACCTCCTTTTCAACAAAGACTAATTGCTTATAGGCAAATTCTAGGCTAAGGACCAAACTGTGTATTATTCACCATTTTAATCACTATTCACTTGAATAGTGAATGTACAGCATACATCTCATAatagaaaatattaaatattatgacACCTTATAGATTTCCTACACTAAGTAAATAGTGTATAGGAATTTATGGCGCTGCATAATAAATGGTAAAGCCTTCTTATGCAAAATGACAGAGATGCAACATGACGAAATACATAAAAAgacgaaaatttttgaaaattacgtGTCTTCTCGGTAATGATATATTTGTCGTCATCCCGTGCCTTTAAAAATTGTATCTCAATTGTCCTATGGGAGAGTCAGGTGGGAATGGTCTGCTCCAAGAGTGAAATTGTATCTTAGGCTTTCGAGCCATTTTTTATGTGAAATTTTCATTTCTTCTTCGGGTGTTATCTTTGCGCCATCATCCATGAA from Gossypium arboreum isolate Shixiya-1 chromosome 9, ASM2569848v2, whole genome shotgun sequence includes the following:
- the LOC108453609 gene encoding DNA (cytosine-5)-methyltransferase DRM1-like — encoded protein: MDQNGSGGDADNFDWDTEDELEIDNYAIASRSGVSLTNGEAVLGTAEVSSSADSPNSKLIDHFVGMGFSQELVTKAIEENGEENSNLILEALLQYSASSLASSSNSKLIDHFVGMGFSEEMVLKAVQENGEGNTDTILETLLTYSALEKSAPVQQHADSDDFSSDYEGNFLDDFTDIDSSSDTEEIINPGSDEESKLLYLTKMGYSEAEASVAMERCGPDSSIAELTDFICAAQMAKAADALFPVEDRKPFCNGSNYNKRRNLGYDLWKRKKQMKLEKKLLNEVDDALHLPNPMIGFGVPTEPDLITQRTLPEAAVGPPYFYYENVALAPKGVWSTISRFLYDVEPEFVDSKFFCAAARKRGYIHNLPIENRFPLLPFPPRTIHEAFPLTRKWWPSWDPRTKLNCIQTCTASARLTERIRKALEAYDGEPPLNVQKYVLDECRKWNLVWVGRNKVAPLEADEVEMLLGFPKNHTRGGGMSRTDRYKSLGNSFQVDTVAYHLSVLKDMFPGGINLLSLFSGIGGAEVALHRLGIPLKNVVSVEISEVNRNIVRGWWEQTNQRGTLIDIADVQELNGDRLEQLMSRFGGFDLVVGGSPCNNLAGSNRHHRDGLEGKESSLFFDYCRILDLVRCMQRNQ